A DNA window from Zingiber officinale cultivar Zhangliang chromosome 3A, Zo_v1.1, whole genome shotgun sequence contains the following coding sequences:
- the LOC122050636 gene encoding integrator complex subunit 3-like codes for MCPERLLRTVPHEAENPIEKSLREAFLLLQNQLKPPFPLTIPFPPEYSQLNHAIAFGILAQPHLAKVHLTHLHAIVVDGYEIFTSILLKLCNESFSRLLEVPKCQLLWVCSMLIHISAEKIETLFISLMRQITGGDFSESNLWLSVEVLKILSNNWDWLVEEPIVLSSALYVYLKLLADHFRLGGSFKLEELKRMEIDFCVKALREHFQLSMHIGRDLVRILQDVTYIPEFKDIWKDLLFDPKSFQVSEFSSLSNLYWRRTPSHFFLLRISPQMESQLRFLLTFVKWGSQKRYQAWFVKKHLYWPGSESMISDIVRFICCVHHPSNEIIHSNVISRWAVIGWLLKSCRRNYYEANAKLALFYDWLFFDEKFDNIMNIEPAMLLMINSVPQYVDITHMLLEFLFLLVDNYDVHHREMLAGNVSASINLLLRKGVVHSLDPLISCNSISPALRERFNSFLPALHLCCNKKVNEDETSTDI; via the coding sequence ATGTGCCCCGAAAGGCTGCTTCGAACCGTTCCCCACGAAGCGGAGAATCCCATCGAAAAGTCCCTCAGAGAAGCATTCCTTCTCCTGCAGAACCAGTTGAAACCCCCTTTTCCTCTTACGATCCCATTTCCTCCCGAGTACTCCCAATTGAATCATGCAATTGCTTTCGGCATACTGGCACAACCGCATCTTGCTAAAGTGCACCTCACCCACCTTCACGCCATTGTTGTGGACGGATATGAGATTTTCACCTCCATCCTCCTCAAactttgcaatgaatccttctCCAGGCTGTTGGAGGTTCCTAAATGTCAGCTGCTCTGGGTGTGCTCAATGCTGATCCACATCTCAGCCGAAAAGATCGAAACTTTGTTCATTTCTCTCATGAGGCAGATTACTGGAGGGGATTTCAGCGAGTCCAATTTGTGGTTGAGTGTCGAGGTTCTTAAAATATTGTCTAACAATTGGGATTGGTTGGTGGAGGAGCCTATAGTCCTCTCAAGTGCATTGTATGTCTATCTCAAGTTGTTAGCAGATCATTTTAGGTTAGGAGGAAGCTTCAAGTTGGAAGAGCTGAAGAGGATGGAGATTGACTTTTGTGTCAAGGCGTTGAGAGAACACTTTCAGTTGTCTATGCATATTGGTAGAGATCTTGTCCGCATTCTACAAGATGTGACCTATATTCCTGAGTTCAAGGACATTTGGAAGGATCTGCTGTTTGATCCTAAAAGTTTCCAGGTTTCAGAATTTTCCAGTCTGTCCAACCTTTATTGGAGAAGAACACCATCACACTTTTTCTTGCTGAGGATCAGTCCCCAAATGGAAAGCCAATTGAGGTTTTTGCTCACCTTTGTGAAATGGGGGAGCCAGAAAAGGTACCAAGCATGGTTTGTCAAGAAGCACTTATATTGGCCTGGTAGTGAGTCTATGATAAGTGACATAGTTCGCTTCATATGTTGTGTCCACCATCCTTCGAATGAGATAATTCATTCTAATGTCATATCGAGGTGGGCGGTCATTGGTTGGCTTCTGAAGTCTTGCAGGAGGAATTATTACGAGGCAAATGCAAAGCTTGCTTTGTTTTATGACTGGTTGTTTTTTGATGAAAAGTTTGACAATATCATGAACATTGAACCTGCAATGCTTTTGATGATAAATTCTGTGCCACAGTATGTTGATATTACACATATGCTGCTAGAGTTTTTGTTTCTGCTAGTAGATAACTATGATGTTCATCACAGAGAGATGCTCGCTGGGAATGTTTCAGCATCTATTAATTTATTGCTCAGAAAAGGCGTGGTACATTCATTGGATCCTCTGATTTCTTGTAATTCGATCTCACCAGCGCTCAGGGAAAGGTTCAACTCGTTCCTTCCAGCACTACATCTGTGTTGCAATAAAAAAGTTAATGAAGATGAAACATCTACTGACATTTGA